In Thermoproteales archaeon, one DNA window encodes the following:
- a CDS encoding DUF47 family protein, whose product MRREDLSRPFKSIADQRLIEKYLEELRLLNDIIKSVYIIITQADNISKEELEKHIGIINNSKTEIELIKKDALQYISKTSPSLYHREDWLRIATKIYNATDKAGGVIYRLEYMVNKKWQIPSPIKKGLANLTDNVMKIVNEFVSALKCLTLEEAKISERFKAIDQLEKKADENYRKIIFTVLESNIAASSMFLLLNIAEMLEDISDTITLAKDDLHIILLNML is encoded by the coding sequence GTGAGGCGTGAAGACTTGTCAAGACCCTTTAAATCGATAGCTGATCAAAGATTAATAGAAAAATATCTTGAAGAGCTGAGACTACTAAATGATATTATAAAATCGGTTTATATCATTATAACTCAAGCAGATAATATAAGTAAAGAAGAGTTAGAAAAACATATAGGAATAATAAATAACTCAAAAACTGAAATCGAGTTAATAAAAAAGGATGCACTCCAATATATATCAAAAACTTCCCCCTCTCTCTACCATCGCGAAGACTGGCTTAGAATAGCAACTAAGATATACAACGCTACAGATAAAGCGGGAGGCGTCATATACAGGCTTGAGTACATGGTGAATAAAAAGTGGCAAATACCATCTCCAATAAAAAAAGGACTTGCTAATCTTACGGACAATGTTATGAAAATAGTAAACGAGTTCGTATCCGCGTTAAAATGTCTTACACTCGAAGAAGCTAAAATATCTGAGAGATTTAAAGCGATAGATCAGTTGGAGAAAAAAGCAGATGAAAACTATAGAAAAATCATTTTCACAGTTCTTGAGTCTAACATTGCAGCTTCATCAATGTTTTTATTACTAAATATAGCTGAAATGCTGGAAGATATTTCTGATACTATTACGCTTGCAAAAGATGACTTGCACATAATTCTGCTAAACATGTTATGA
- a CDS encoding DNA polymerase II, which produces MLGDTPEIRLWGISDKNERIVVLDRSFRPYFYAILDKNSKVEEVKERILKNELVRRHIKAIEFLQKKFFGQPVKVLKITCREPPAIPKIRDEVKLIKGIEDVLEADIRFYMRYMIDNEIFPCSWHEVNARELSNDKGWQVDKVFLALSPPKLKIDKKKLPSLSVYAFDIECYNVHGEPLAERDPIIIISRVYNGSDKVILTARDKNDKELLNNFVKDIKRLDPDIIVGYNSNRFDWPYIIERSKRVRVKLEVSRSNSTPAQSVYGHFSIVGRANVDLYDFAEEIYEVKVKTLENVADYLGVFSKDERTKIEKSRIYQYWDEKEKREILLKYSLEDAESTYGIAEKILPFAIQLALIVGLPLDQIGSASVGYRVEWYLMRQAFKYGELIPNRIEKAYETYKGAIVLEPKPGIHENIAVLDFSSMYPNIMIKMNISPDTYVPPGTEVERSEVNVAPEVGHRFRKEPPGLYKKVLERLLDARSQIRREMKNLKPNSLQYKLLNERQRALKIIANATYGYCGWTGARWYKREVAEATTAWGRKLIRETIALARKLGLEVIYGDTDSLFIRYEKNKIEQFIQLVEKELGFDIKIDKIYKRVFFTEAKKRYCGLMEDGRIDVVGLEAVRGDWSELAKEVQEKVIEIVLKNAEPNNAVKYVRKVINELKNQKIPLEKLIIWKTLSKKIEEYEVDIAHVRVAKMLMKLGYKVSKGEKIGYIICKGGGEKLSEKVKPYILVKNYNEVDTNYYINRQIIPAAMRVLKYFGITEQQLIKGEKQTSILEFFGGS; this is translated from the coding sequence ATGCTAGGTGATACTCCGGAGATAAGATTATGGGGCATCTCCGATAAAAATGAAAGGATAGTCGTATTAGATAGATCATTCAGACCTTATTTCTATGCTATTCTAGATAAAAATTCGAAAGTAGAAGAAGTCAAAGAAAGAATACTAAAGAATGAGTTAGTTAGAAGACATATAAAAGCTATCGAATTTCTTCAAAAGAAGTTTTTTGGACAGCCTGTTAAAGTACTTAAAATAACATGCCGTGAACCACCGGCAATACCAAAAATAAGAGACGAAGTGAAACTAATAAAAGGGATAGAAGACGTTCTAGAAGCAGATATCCGCTTCTATATGAGATACATGATAGATAATGAAATATTCCCTTGCTCATGGCACGAGGTTAATGCTCGCGAACTTTCCAATGACAAAGGATGGCAAGTAGATAAAGTATTCCTAGCGTTATCGCCCCCAAAGCTGAAAATTGATAAAAAAAAGCTTCCAAGCCTTTCAGTTTATGCTTTCGATATAGAATGCTACAATGTGCATGGAGAGCCTTTGGCTGAAAGAGATCCAATAATCATAATCTCTAGAGTATACAATGGATCTGACAAAGTTATACTAACAGCACGAGATAAGAATGATAAGGAACTTTTAAATAATTTTGTAAAAGATATAAAAAGACTTGATCCTGATATAATCGTAGGTTATAATAGCAATAGATTCGACTGGCCCTATATAATCGAGAGAAGTAAGAGAGTAAGAGTAAAATTGGAAGTATCTAGAAGTAATAGTACGCCTGCGCAGAGTGTTTATGGGCATTTCTCAATAGTTGGAAGAGCAAATGTAGACCTGTACGATTTTGCAGAAGAAATTTATGAGGTTAAAGTAAAAACATTAGAAAATGTAGCTGACTATTTAGGGGTTTTTTCTAAAGACGAGCGTACAAAAATCGAGAAATCTCGAATATACCAATACTGGGATGAAAAGGAAAAACGTGAAATCTTACTTAAATACTCCCTAGAAGATGCAGAGAGTACATATGGAATAGCAGAGAAAATTCTTCCATTTGCGATTCAGTTGGCTTTAATAGTAGGATTACCGCTCGATCAAATAGGTTCAGCGTCTGTAGGATATCGTGTAGAATGGTACCTAATGCGGCAAGCATTTAAATATGGGGAATTGATACCGAATAGAATCGAAAAAGCTTATGAGACCTATAAGGGTGCGATAGTTCTTGAACCTAAACCCGGGATTCATGAAAATATTGCGGTTTTAGATTTTTCATCTATGTACCCAAATATAATGATTAAAATGAATATATCTCCAGATACTTATGTTCCACCAGGCACTGAAGTTGAGCGCTCAGAAGTAAATGTGGCACCAGAGGTTGGGCATAGGTTTAGAAAGGAACCTCCAGGACTTTATAAAAAAGTTCTGGAAAGATTACTTGATGCACGGAGTCAGATTAGAAGAGAAATGAAAAATCTAAAGCCTAACAGTTTGCAATATAAATTACTTAATGAACGCCAGAGAGCGCTTAAAATTATAGCAAATGCCACGTATGGATACTGCGGGTGGACAGGTGCTAGATGGTATAAGAGAGAAGTTGCTGAAGCCACAACGGCATGGGGTAGAAAATTAATAAGAGAAACTATAGCATTAGCTAGGAAACTCGGATTGGAAGTTATTTATGGTGATACAGACAGCCTATTTATACGTTATGAAAAAAATAAGATAGAACAATTTATACAATTAGTTGAAAAAGAACTAGGCTTCGACATTAAAATTGACAAAATTTACAAGCGCGTATTCTTTACGGAAGCCAAAAAAAGATACTGTGGCTTAATGGAAGACGGTCGGATAGATGTCGTGGGTTTAGAAGCTGTAAGAGGCGACTGGTCTGAGCTAGCTAAGGAAGTTCAAGAGAAAGTAATCGAAATAGTCTTAAAAAACGCAGAACCGAACAATGCGGTAAAATACGTAAGAAAGGTCATAAATGAATTGAAGAACCAAAAGATACCTCTTGAAAAACTAATAATCTGGAAAACATTATCCAAAAAAATAGAAGAGTATGAAGTTGATATAGCCCATGTTAGGGTTGCAAAAATGCTCATGAAACTAGGTTATAAGGTTTCCAAGGGTGAAAAAATAGGATATATCATTTGCAAGGGCGGAGGTGAAAAATTATCAGAAAAAGTGAAACCCTATATCCTCGTAAAAAATTACAATGAAGTAGATACAAACTATTACATCAATAGGCAAATTATACCAGCAGCAATGAGAGTTTTGAAATATTTCGGTATAACCGAGCAGCAGTTGATTAAAGGAGAGAAACAAACGTCTATTTTGGAATTTTTCGGGGGGTCATAA
- the psmB gene encoding archaeal proteasome endopeptidase complex subunit beta — protein sequence MYEYRYYPGATAIGIVARSGVVLAADKRVTYGFTLMSKTGKKVFKITDRIGIASAGLISDMQTLARSLEAEARLYFYDTGNPITVKGIAKLLSITLFNRRLFPYFVEAIVGGVDSTGPHIYVLDPIGALIEDKYAALGTGAQLAISIIESEYNENIDLMQARDLSIKAIKAAFSRDTVSGDGIDLILIGKDLIKEEFIPV from the coding sequence TATCCGGGAGCCACAGCAATCGGTATTGTGGCAAGGAGCGGTGTTGTATTGGCAGCCGATAAAAGAGTAACTTATGGTTTTACATTAATGAGTAAAACCGGTAAGAAAGTGTTTAAGATTACGGATAGAATAGGTATTGCTAGTGCGGGTTTAATATCTGACATGCAAACACTAGCCCGTAGCTTGGAAGCGGAAGCAAGATTATATTTTTACGATACTGGCAACCCGATAACAGTGAAAGGAATTGCGAAATTGTTATCTATAACTCTATTCAATAGAAGACTTTTCCCCTACTTTGTCGAAGCGATAGTAGGTGGTGTTGATTCTACTGGTCCTCATATTTATGTTCTCGATCCTATAGGTGCGCTAATAGAAGATAAATATGCGGCTTTGGGAACGGGAGCCCAGTTGGCTATAAGCATAATCGAAAGCGAATATAATGAAAATATAGATTTAATGCAAGCCAGAGATTTATCAATAAAAGCTATAAAAGCAGCATTTAGTAGAGACACGGTAAGCGGTGATGGAATAGATTTAATTTTAATAGGGAAAGACCTTATTAAGGAGGAGTTTATACCGGTGTAA